The following coding sequences lie in one Lolium perenne isolate Kyuss_39 chromosome 2, Kyuss_2.0, whole genome shotgun sequence genomic window:
- the LOC127334692 gene encoding uncharacterized protein, whose amino-acid sequence MQGDVAGGDQQPMQMVLRVKHPSSLSSSEEGAGEGEGSSRSALSVFKAKEEQIERKKMEVREKVFAQLGRVEEESKRLAFIRQELEGMADPTRKEVESIQRRIDTVNRQLKPLSKNCVKKEKEYKEILEAYNEKSKEKALLVNRLIELVSESERMRMKKLEELNKTVDSLY is encoded by the exons ATGCAGGGCGATGTGGCGGGCGGTGATCAGCAGCCGATGCAGATGGTGCTGCGGGTGAAGCACCCGTCGTCTCTCTCCTCCTCCGAGGAGGGAGCGGGGGAAGGGGAAGGGTCGTCCAGGTCGGCGCTGTCGGTGTTCAAGGCCAAGGAGGAGCAGATCGAGAGGAAGAAGATGGAGGTCAGGGAGAAGGTCTTCGCGCAGCTCGGACGCGTCGAGGAGGAATCCAAGCGCCTCGCATTCATAAGACAG GAGCTGGAAGGGATGGCGGATCCTACCCGGAAGGAGGTCGAATCTATACAGAGGCGGATCGACACAGTTAACCGCCAGCTCAAGCCTCTTAGTAAGAACTGCGTCAAGAAG GAGAAAGAATACAAAGAGATTCTTGAGGCTTACAACGAGAAGAGCAAGGAGAAGGCGCTACTTGTCAACAGGCTAATAGAG CTGGTGAGCGAAAgcgagaggatgaggatgaagaaGCTTGAAGAGCTGAATAAGACAGTCGATTCGCTCTACTAG
- the LOC127334693 gene encoding DNA-binding protein S1FA, with product MAEKFAESANNVIVEEASKGLNPAMIVLLVVVSFLLIFFVGNYALYLYAQRTIPPKKKKPVSKKKLKREKLKQGVSAPGE from the exons ATGGCGGAGAAGTTCGCGGAGTCGGCG AACAATGTCATCGTGGAAGAGGCTAGCAAGGGCCTGAACCCTGCAATGATAGTCCTGCTTGTGGTTGTGAGCTTCCTGCTGATTTTCTTTGTTGGGAACTATGCTCTCTACCTGTACGCACAGAGGACGATCCCTCCAAAGAAAAAGAAGCcagtctccaagaagaagctcaaGAGGGAAAAGCTGAAGCAGGGTGTTTCTGCACCAGGAGAGTGA